A segment of the Aureliella helgolandensis genome:
CGCGCCGGGCGACATCTGGGTTGAGTCCGGTCATCTCGGCCATCAGGCCTGATAGAAAGGCGACTTCTACGCTATGCCGTAGGACATTCTGACTGAAGCTGGTACGGAAGTGGAGTCGTCCGAGCATGTAAATGATCTTTTCATGCAGCCCGCCGATATTGACTTCCTCAGCTGCTTCCTGTCCCTTGCGACGGATGAACCGGTCCAGTTCCTTCTCGGTCTCGGCCACGATCTCCTCGATCCGCGACGGGTGAATGCGCCCATCCGCAATCAATTTGTCGAGCGCTTGTCGGGCTACCTCGCGACGGACCGGATCAAATCCGCTGACGATGACGACTCCGGGAGTATCGTCAATAATCACGTCCACGCCGGTCGCCTTCTCGAACGCGCGAATATTGCGTCCCTCCCTCCCAATGATTCTCCCCTTCATTTCATCGTTGGGGATATCTACGGTGCTGGTCGTACTGTCGGCAGTATGCGAGGCCGCATAGCGTTGCATGGCAGTTAGGATGATCTCTTGAGCTTTCTGCTCTGCGATCTCCGTAACGCGACGTTCGTGTTTGAGAATTTTGTTGCCGACCTCTTGCTCAAGCTCCCGATCGAGCAGCTTCATTAATCGGTCTTCTGCGTCGGCGCGATTCAATCCGCTGATCTGCTGCAGTTGCTGGGTCTGGTCGGCAAGGACCTTCTTCAACTGCTCACTGCGGTTGGTCGCATCCTGCATCTTCTCAGACAAGCGTCGTTGATTGGCCTCAACCATCTTTTCCTGCTTGCGGAAGTCATCGGCCGTTTGCTGCAGTGTTTCCTCGCGCCGGTCCAGGGCCGCTTCCCGCTTGCGGACTTGTTCACGCAATTGGTTAGCTTCCTGTTCTTGCTGCTGTTTGGTCTGCAGCGTTCGTTCCTTGGAAGCTAATTCCGCTTCTCGAACCACATTGGCGCCATCGCTCTTGGCTTTTTCCAAAATAGCTTGGGCCTGCGCTTTGAGATCGCGTCCGCGGAGAATATTGAGTAGCAGTAGGCCGCCGGCGCCTACGATAATTCCAATCAGAACCGGGAGAACGCTAGACATACCTAGCCCGTCGGACTCTGCCAGGAGCAGCCCACCGATCGATGGTGCAATTTCGTTCAATGGCACGTTAGTAGCCTTTCTTTGCAGTTATGCGTGTACGCAAGCAGCAAAGAGAAGAACATCAAGACTGGCTAGGCAACCCGCCAGCTCACTTCCGTATCCACAACGACCAAGTTCCTCATCCTGCACTCCAGTTCAGCGTTCGAACCACTATCGTTCGAGTCGCATTCCATGCGCCCGTAATCGGGGACGTGGAAAGTCGGCTGCGCAGCGATTTTCGAGTGCATCGATTACCGCTGAGTGTCGATTCAACCAGGACAGCCAAAGTTGATGGTTGCCAGCCTAGTAGAGCTAGCCACGCTTTGCAGCGTCGCATCGCAGGACCAAGCTTGGAGCGCGCACGCGGCAACCCTGTCTGAGCAGGCCCGGTCTCGCCGCTGGGCTGTGTAATGGCATTCGGTCGTCGAAGGGTTGGCACGAAGTTCAGGGAACGTTGCTGGTGCACGGAATCTGGCAGACTGGGCAATCCCCAGCGCACACTCCATGGGCTCAATAAACTGGAAGCTGAGTTTCGTCCTTTGGGACGCCGACCTAGCACTCGTTCTTTGAGGCGCAATATCCCTACAATTCGCCAACAGACGGCTAGTAGTAATATTGGGAGAGACACCACGACAATCACAACACTTGAACTCCAACAACCCTGCAACCATTGCCTTTGCAGAACCGTGGGGAATGAGAGAAGACTTAAAATTCGTTGGGACGAGGAATTTGTTCGATTCTCTTAGCAATCTCGCGATTATTAGTGTGGTTAATACTTCGGAATCGCGGGGATCATTAGCTCGAAACATCCAGTTCCCGAGGGGGGTGCAATGCCGGCAAAAGTCGGGTTGCATTGAGAGAGTCACTCTGGTTTCTGAATCCATCCAGGCACTGACTTCTCAGCGGTTAATGTAACGCTCCGTCGCGGCCACCGCAACTATCACCCAACGCAATGTCGGGCACGTTGGCTCAGTTTGCGGTCCCCCCTGACCGTATTCCCCCTAGTCCTCACAATCGTCTTAAATTTCCTGCGCGAATTCGATCTGGCACTCAAACGCTCAGCTTGCGAGAATCCTTTTTGGCAGTTCTGCCCAATTGGAGTTGTTGAGAAGCATTCAAAAATGACCGTGGGTTCCCACGGTGGAGTGAACTAGGCATGGCACGAGACAACCAAGAGCACGGTGATTCGAGCTCTCGTCAAAGTGGACGTAAACCGCGCCGTTGGTACCGTTGGGGGACGCTGCTATTCATCGGCCTCTTGCTGCTGATCGGCTTTCTTCCCCGCTTGTTGACTCAGCGTTCGATTTTGGTGGGTGCAGCCAACCGCTTTGGTGGCCTCGCTCCTCTGAAGATCGATCTCACCTCAGCCTCGGCTGGATGGTGGGCCCCCGTGTCCATCGCGGGCCTGACCGTGACGGACGAAACGGGAAATGTCGTCGCACGTGTGGCTAGCCTAAAAACCGAAAAGGGGCTGTTGGATTGGATTTTCAACAGCCAAGACTTGGGAATCATCGCAATCGACGGAGCGGAGTCGATCGTTGTGGCCAAGGATGGAACGACCAACCTGGAAATGGCGCTGGAGCCAATGCTTTCGGCGGTTTCGAGTGAAGAGACATCTGGAAGCAGTGATCCGAGCGCTGCGCTGACTGGCACGATCTCAGTTACCAATTCCAAATTGATGCTCATGGAAGCTGGCCGGCCGGAACAATGGCTGATCGAGTTGGAGGAAGCAACGGTCGAGATGCCCAGCGCCGACCAGCTGCTGGGCCCTATTGCCTTTCAGGCTCGCGTGGGAGATGCCTCAGGCACCGTCTCGGGTGGCATTGGAACGATCGCGGCGGAGATTGCACAGGTGAGTGATAGTCAGGCATTGCGGCTGCGCGCCCAGTTGAGCCAAGTGCCCTTGGATTTCTGGCATGTGGTGCGAACGCGATTGCCCGAGTTGCCGATCGATGAGCTAGCGGGCCGAGCTTCGGCAGTACTTTCCGGCACCATTGCGACTGCTGAGAGCTGGGATTTCGACGTGCAGCAGCTGCAGACGCAGAGTGTCCAGGTTGTTGCTCCTGAATTGCTTGGGAGTCAGCCCGCACAATTGGAAATCGTTTCGTTTTCCGGCAAGGCATCGCTCGATGGCCAGTTTCTGAGGGTTGACGGTGCAAGCTTGAGCTGTGACTTTGCCAACGCGGCGGCTCAGGCTGTGATTCCATGGCCCCTCACAATTCCGTCGGCCGCCGATCCCTTCTTGCGTGGTGCGACCCTGGAAGCGAATGGGACGGTCGATCTGCCACGCTTGGTGAAGGCCGCGGAAACGTTGATTCCGGTTCGCGAAGGCACGCAACTACTGGCCGGGCAGGTTCAATTTGCCGTTTCCCAGACCTTGGACGCTGCCGCAGCGCCGGATAGTCGTGCGAGTCTGAAATTCGCTGGATTGAAAGCGATTGCAGCCGGCCAAAATCTCGTTTGGGATAAACCCTTAGCAATCGATGTCAGTCTGCTTGACGGTCCTAAAGGGCCACAAATCGGAGCTCAGGCTACGGCCGATTTCATGTCCATCGAAGGTCAAGGTACGCTCGACTCGGGCGAATTTTCTACCAATCTCGATCTGCAACAGTTGCATGAACGACTGAGTCAGTGGGTCGACATTCCAGTGGAATCGATGAACGGCGCACTGCAATTGAACTTGGGCTGGACTTTGGCTGAGGGCCAGACGCTCGCCGCCGAGGGAACACTCGACACAACGCCACTGACGATTGTGTCGACTGCGGGTGGGGAGTTGCAAGAGCCAGCTTGGAGGGGAAGCTTTCAAGCGGGCGCCTTGTTGAAAGAGGGAGTTCCCCATTCCCTGACGCGAGCCAAACTTGTGTTTGAAGCTGATACCGAACAACTGACTTTGGACCTACGCGAGCCGCTGCTACTGGTGACACCGGAAGCTCCCGATGTGGCGTTGCCTCCCGCTGCCTTTACGATCGACTTGGTAGGGGATCTTAAGAAATGGGAGCGGCGGGCCATGATGTGGTTGGCGGAGCCCCCGGAAATGAGCTTGGACGGCAACCTGAACCTAGCCGTCGAAGGGCGGATCGATCTAAACCATGTCGAAGTTTTTGCGGCCAACTGGCGCAGTCAACCCATCGGAATCGCTACGCCTAGCATGAGTTTTTCCGAAGCCCAGATGGTGGGCAGCTTCAAGGGGGTGGTTGATACCAGCCAGTTGACCAGGTTAGCGATTGAAGATCTCAAGGTTCAAGCGACTTCTTTCTCAATCAGCGCGCGAGATTCGGCCAGCGACGATTCCAGCGGTAGCCGAGTTGGCGAAGCAGTGTTCCTGGTCGATCTCGGTCGACTGATGAAGAGTGTCGGTTCCACTGCGCCACCGCCGACACAGAGCGGTGTGCCAGCCACTCAAGTTAGCGCACAAGGGCGCGTGCAAGGCCAATTGACCTGGCAGGTCAACACGCAGCAGGCTGGAGTTCGTCTACAAGCGAATGCGGACAAGTTGGCCGTCACCAGCGTATCCGCAGGCAGTAATGCTCCGGAGACGTTATGGGCGGAGCCCACCTTGGGCATAGCGCTCAATGGTCGATGGGTTGCAGAGACGGGCAATATCGATGTCGATAGTTTGCAGCTGCAGACCGATTGGCTGAGCTACAACGGCGACGTCAGCTATCGTGGGGGAAGCACCTCCACCGACGCTGCCGATTTGACTTCGGCCGTTGGGACGCAAAGCGTTGTTATGAAGGGGCAGGCCGTCTACGACTGTTCTAAGCTGTCAACGAAGCTTGTTCCGATGACTGGGAATCAATTCCAGATGCAAGGTCAGCAAAGCGTCCCGGTTGAAGTGCAGTGGACGAGTTCAGTGGATCCCACCGCTTCCGTCCTAGCTGGCTTGCAAGCCACGGCCCGGATTGGTTGGGAGCAAGCTCGTGTGGCTGGCATTGAGTTGGGGAGGGCTGACGTTCCCATTCAGATTTCGCAGGGCGTCCTGTCCACCGCCACTGAAATAGCGGTAAGTGGCGGGAAGCTCAGGTGGGACATTCAAAGCGATTTGACAGCGGCCGATTTGGTGATCAATCAGAAGCCAATGAAGGTCCTGGAAAACGTGGAGATTACCGAAGAAATGTGCCAGGGGTGGCTCAAGTACGTGGCGCCTTTGCTGGCGGAGACGACCAGCGTGGATGGCCGCCTGAGCCTGCAGCTCGATCAAGCGATCTTGTCTCCCGCCGACACCAAGCGGCAGACCGTGGTAGGGAAATTGTTGATCCATCAAGCGCAGGTGGGGCCCGGCCCACTATCCAATAGCTTGATCAGCCTAGTTCGTCAGCTCGACGCAATCCGCAAGCAGGATTTTACTCAGGCGGTGAGCAGTCAAAAGGTCTGGCTGGATGTGCCGGAACAACAGATCGATTTTCAGATGGTGGACGGGTTGGTGTCGCACCGCAATCTAAGCGTAAAGATTGGCGATGCCAATATTGCCACCTCGGGTAGTGTTGGAATTGATGGGCAACTGGCGTTGCAAGCCGATTTGCCGATCCCAGACAAATGGATCGAGAAAACACCGCTGCTGGTAGGACTCAAGGGGAAATCATTGCAATTTCCAATGCGCGGCACCCTGTCCCAGCCTCAAATGGATACGCAGTCCCTGCAACAATTGGGACGACAGACCATTCAAAGTGCGGCCCAAGGCGCCCTTCAGCAAGGCTTGTCTAAAGGACTGGAAAAACTCTTTGGAGCTCCACCCACGGCGCAGTAAGCCCCGGACGGGGACGACTTTGGGCGGGTGTGCTGCATGGAAAATAGGGACTAGAATGGTCGCCACCTCAAGCACGGGGGCTTCTTTCACTCAAGCACGGTTAGTCTTGTAAATGCATATCCACTGCCTGGGAACTACCGGCTACCATCCGAGCCCGTCCAGACACACGGCATGTTACTATCTGCCCGAACTGTCCCTTGTGCTCGATGCGGGCACCGCCGCATTTCGATTGGCTCAATGTTTGCTGTCGGAGCCCAAGGAATCACTGGACATCATCTTATCCCACTCGCATCTCGACCATATCGTCGGTTTGACATTCCTGTTGGACGCACAGGCTGTTACCTCGCTGAAACGCATTCGCGTCCACGGGGAAGCGGCCAAGCTCGAGGCGGTTCAGAAGCATCTTTACGCTCCAGCCCTTTTTCCGGTTCCACCGGATTTTGAATTCTTGCCCTTCTCCAGTGGAACTGGGCAAAAACAGATCGGCGAAACCAAAGTGCACTGGTTTCCGCTAGAACATCCCGGCGGAGCCTTAGGGTATATCTTGGAGGCTAAGGGTAAGCGAATCGCTTATGTTACCGACACTGTCTCGCGCCTCGATGCCGAGTATGTGGGGGAACTGGATGGGTGCGACCTGCTGTTGCACGAGTGCTATTTTGGCGATGAACATCAAGAGTTAGCGGTTCGGACTGGGCATAGCTGGCTATCCGAAGTGACCAAGATCGTGCGCCGTGTTCGTCCGCGACAGACCTTGTTGATTCATACAAACCCCTTAGCGGAAATCGTCGGAAGCACCCTGCAGCTTTCCAGGGAGCAACGTGAAGAGTTGCACATCGCAATTCCCAATGATGAACAAATCGTAGCGTTTTAGCTGTCGCTTGAGAGTAGCCGTCGTTCAAGCCACTGCTCGATATCCACTTTCGCCATCGGCCGCCCGACCAAGTATCCCTGCACGAGATCGCATCCCGCTTGAGCTAGATACTGTTGCTGTTGGGCGGTTTCGACCCCTTCCGCAACAATGGTGAGATCCAGCCCTTTGCCCAGCGAAATGATGGAATTCGCAATCGCTGCGCAGTTTCGGTCGGTGGCTACTTCCGAGACGAAAGACTTATCTATTTTGAGAGTGTCAATGCCAAAGAACCGCAAGTAGCCTAAGGATGAATAGCCCGTCCCAAAGTCGTCAATCGCGATTTTGAATCCAAGTGCTCGGAGTTGATCGATCGTTTCGATGGCATGTTTGATGTTTTCGACGATCGCATTCTCGGTGAATTCCAATTCAATCCAGTGGGGGCTCCCACCGAATTCTGCGAGCAGTGCCATTAGGCGATCAACAAAGTGGACTGATCTGAGTTGCTGGGGGGAGATATTGATCGCCACTGGGAATAGATCCCGTTGCTGCTCTGTCCAGGCTGCACACGTCTCCAACGCCTGGCTGATCACCAACTCGCCCAATGCAAGAATCGTTCCCGATTGTTCCGCAATCGGAATAAACTCTGCAGGTGAGACCATGGAGCCATCTGGACGCTGCCAGCGCGCCAACGCTTCGCAGCCACGCATGGCACCGGTATGGGCGCAAACTTTGGGTTGGAAGGCTAAGGAAATTCCTCCTCCATCGAGCACCGTGCGCAATTCGGAACGCATGAAGTGTCGGTGATCCACCTGCTGTTGCATCTTGCTATCGAAGGAGCAAACCTGATTCTTGCCTGCTGCCTTGGCCGAGTACATGGCAATGTCTGCACAAGACATAAGGGAGTCGGCATCTAGCCCGTCCTGCGGATAGGTTGCAATTCCCAAGCTAAGCCCCACCGCAACTTCGTTGGCCCCAAGGAGGATCGGGTCCATAAAGGCAGCGAACAGGCTTTGAATCGAATCGTCAATATTGAGATCCCGGTCGCGACGTTTCGGGAATACCGCTGCAAACTCATCACCACCGAAGCGCGCGATGAAGGCGTTATGACCAATCGCAGTCGAAAGCCGACGAGCGACTTCGACCAATAGCTCATCTCCGGTGCCGTGACCGAGCGAATCATTGACCCCTTTGAAATCATCTAAGTCTAGAAAGCATACGGTGAACGAGTTTTCTGCATTGGATTGATTGCAAACCAATTCATCGACGTAGTTTCGGAAGTAGCGCCGGTTGGGTAAACCCGTTAGGTTGTCATGCAAGGCCTGCTGCTTGAGGATTTGCTGGGAATCCTCTAGCTGAGTCACATCGGAGAACAAGGCGATGATGTGGGGTTCCTTGGTTCCCTCACATCTATTCGGACCGAGTGAAACCCAATACCAGCGTTGTCCCAAGCCGACTTGGTGGGTGGGAATCTTGCCACTCCACGTTTTTCCACCGCTGACCTGCTGTAGTCTTGCCGAGAAGGTCGCTCCGAATGCAGCCAGAATATTGGTCAGACCGGGGCTATTCGTGGGGCCACTATCAAACATCTCGATGAAACGCGGATTGGCTTCCACAATGGTGCCGTCCGCAGTTAAGACAGCTGCGCCTTCTGTTGCATTGTGGAACGCGCTAGCCAGCAAGTCCATTCTCGCTATTTCGGCAGGAGAAGCGCCTGGCAGGGAACGCGCTTCGGACAGCAACTGCTGGGAGTGTGATAACTCTCTAGTTAAAGACTTGGTTCGTTGTCGAGCATCGGCTAAGTTGCCTGCGAGTTCCTGAACCTGTTGCTGCGAGATGTGCAGCTCACGAGCGGCGCGAACCACCTGGGTCCGGAGTTCCTGCAGTTGGAGCTGCAGCGAATCGTCCACTGGATAATGCGTCGAGCCGCTATCGATTTGGCGCATTGCGCGATCGATGGAATCGAGTCGAACGGTTAGTTGTTGCAACCACCGATCGCTCGAATCGAGGATCAATTCGTTCAGATTTGCGACTGGCGGGGTTCGGACCGTATCTTGGTGCAAGCCGTCAGAAGCTGAGTATGGGCTACTCGACATTGGGCTTACACTAAATCACGAGAATTGCACGGGCTGGGAATTGATCTTGCGGATCACCAAGTTCGGTTCGAAGAAAAGTACGAGGAAGTGGATCCTCAAGTAGCGTGTTGGATACTCTGCGAGTTGTCAGCAGCCGGGGCGGCTCGGGGACTGCAGGTAGTTGTTGAGTTCCGCTGAACATGGCGGTCAGACTTACAATGCGAGGATATAGTCAAGGAGGGGGGCTGACCACACGGGTGCCTCCGTATGGGGAGGATTCAACGCAACATAACTCGGATAGGTTGCCTCAAATCGTCTTGGAAATATACGCCCTTGGTTACGCCTAACGAGACTCTTGCGTTTAAAACCCACTTGCTAGCACTGCTCGACGGTAAGTTGCAACGATTGGAGCAGTTGGGGGGCAGGATCGCTTGCGGGGCCAGTTCCGGCTGCATTCTGGAGTTCTCGTCCTGGCATGTTTTGGATTGGGTGAGTTAGTCGAGATTAACCGCCGATCCTGCGGCTGAGAATCCGCCATAACTGAAACGGTATCCCCTAATGGGATGCGTCGATGGGGGTTGAAACGGTGGGTGTCCGGAGCGGCCCAGAGGCCTAGCGAAGGAGAATGATCTAGTACCTCTAATATCATTTCAGTACTGTAGATTCGTCAATTCACTTATCTAAAGTACAATTCTATGCTATCGCCCAAGAGTCTGTTCAGCTGCCTCCTGGTTGTATTTTGCTTCTGTGATGGACGTCTCTGCTCGACGGTATATGGGCAAGGTCCTGCCGTGTTGAACGGCCCATCCGGACCCGCAGCGAATCTGCTCGCCAGCAATATCGCATCACCGAATGCCGGCTTGAGATCCTCCGCCGGTACGCCAGCGACTTCATCCGATAGGGCTTTGTCCACCGGCGTGGAGGAGCGTCTAAAGCCAGAGAGAGTAGCCCAGGAATTGCAGGCGGTCGAAGCGTTGTCCGAGCAACCTGCTGAGGTAAAAAAGGACCTGATCGAAAGGCTGAACAAAGCCAACGAATGGCTGCAAAGTGAGCAGGTTTCCGCGAAACGCCTGCATGAATTTGAAAAGGAATTGGCAGCCCTGCCGGAGCTTGCCAACTCAGTGCAGGCGGAATTGGCTAAACCAACAACTCCGATCGTCGTTGAATTTCCCGATGGAGTAACCATTCCCCAGTTGGAAAGCAAGCTGACCGAGCTGCGACATCAAGTGGAAGTCGATGAAAAGGCGCTGCGCGAAAAGGAAGCTGAGACCGAGAACCGCTCCAAACGTTTGGCTGAAATCAGCAAGGAGAGCATCGATCTCGAAAAACGACTGGCCGATGCGAAGCAACAGCTCTCCACACTGGTGGGGGCAGAAGTGCCTGTGCGGGTCAAGCGGCTCGAGCAGCAAGCCCGGATCCAAGCGCGACAACAA
Coding sequences within it:
- the rny gene encoding ribonuclease Y; protein product: MSSVLPVLIGIIVGAGGLLLLNILRGRDLKAQAQAILEKAKSDGANVVREAELASKERTLQTKQQQEQEANQLREQVRKREAALDRREETLQQTADDFRKQEKMVEANQRRLSEKMQDATNRSEQLKKVLADQTQQLQQISGLNRADAEDRLMKLLDRELEQEVGNKILKHERRVTEIAEQKAQEIILTAMQRYAASHTADSTTSTVDIPNDEMKGRIIGREGRNIRAFEKATGVDVIIDDTPGVVIVSGFDPVRREVARQALDKLIADGRIHPSRIEEIVAETEKELDRFIRRKGQEAAEEVNIGGLHEKIIYMLGRLHFRTSFSQNVLRHSVEVAFLSGLMAEMTGLNPDVARRAGLLHDIGKAADHELEGGHPKIGADLLKRHGENEYVVHAALGHHDQLTSDYPYTLLVATSDACSASRPGARRESLERYIKRMEELESIAKGFGGVEQAFAIQAGRELRVIVSARETDDAKAAKVCRDIAKAFEQQLTYPGEIKVTVVRESRFIEVAR
- a CDS encoding AsmA family protein; its protein translation is MARDNQEHGDSSSRQSGRKPRRWYRWGTLLFIGLLLLIGFLPRLLTQRSILVGAANRFGGLAPLKIDLTSASAGWWAPVSIAGLTVTDETGNVVARVASLKTEKGLLDWIFNSQDLGIIAIDGAESIVVAKDGTTNLEMALEPMLSAVSSEETSGSSDPSAALTGTISVTNSKLMLMEAGRPEQWLIELEEATVEMPSADQLLGPIAFQARVGDASGTVSGGIGTIAAEIAQVSDSQALRLRAQLSQVPLDFWHVVRTRLPELPIDELAGRASAVLSGTIATAESWDFDVQQLQTQSVQVVAPELLGSQPAQLEIVSFSGKASLDGQFLRVDGASLSCDFANAAAQAVIPWPLTIPSAADPFLRGATLEANGTVDLPRLVKAAETLIPVREGTQLLAGQVQFAVSQTLDAAAAPDSRASLKFAGLKAIAAGQNLVWDKPLAIDVSLLDGPKGPQIGAQATADFMSIEGQGTLDSGEFSTNLDLQQLHERLSQWVDIPVESMNGALQLNLGWTLAEGQTLAAEGTLDTTPLTIVSTAGGELQEPAWRGSFQAGALLKEGVPHSLTRAKLVFEADTEQLTLDLREPLLLVTPEAPDVALPPAAFTIDLVGDLKKWERRAMMWLAEPPEMSLDGNLNLAVEGRIDLNHVEVFAANWRSQPIGIATPSMSFSEAQMVGSFKGVVDTSQLTRLAIEDLKVQATSFSISARDSASDDSSGSRVGEAVFLVDLGRLMKSVGSTAPPPTQSGVPATQVSAQGRVQGQLTWQVNTQQAGVRLQANADKLAVTSVSAGSNAPETLWAEPTLGIALNGRWVAETGNIDVDSLQLQTDWLSYNGDVSYRGGSTSTDAADLTSAVGTQSVVMKGQAVYDCSKLSTKLVPMTGNQFQMQGQQSVPVEVQWTSSVDPTASVLAGLQATARIGWEQARVAGIELGRADVPIQISQGVLSTATEIAVSGGKLRWDIQSDLTAADLVINQKPMKVLENVEITEEMCQGWLKYVAPLLAETTSVDGRLSLQLDQAILSPADTKRQTVVGKLLIHQAQVGPGPLSNSLISLVRQLDAIRKQDFTQAVSSQKVWLDVPEQQIDFQMVDGLVSHRNLSVKIGDANIATSGSVGIDGQLALQADLPIPDKWIEKTPLLVGLKGKSLQFPMRGTLSQPQMDTQSLQQLGRQTIQSAAQGALQQGLSKGLEKLFGAPPTAQ
- a CDS encoding MBL fold metallo-hydrolase, which produces MHIHCLGTTGYHPSPSRHTACYYLPELSLVLDAGTAAFRLAQCLLSEPKESLDIILSHSHLDHIVGLTFLLDAQAVTSLKRIRVHGEAAKLEAVQKHLYAPALFPVPPDFEFLPFSSGTGQKQIGETKVHWFPLEHPGGALGYILEAKGKRIAYVTDTVSRLDAEYVGELDGCDLLLHECYFGDEHQELAVRTGHSWLSEVTKIVRRVRPRQTLLIHTNPLAEIVGSTLQLSREQREELHIAIPNDEQIVAF
- a CDS encoding putative bifunctional diguanylate cyclase/phosphodiesterase, which produces MSSSPYSASDGLHQDTVRTPPVANLNELILDSSDRWLQQLTVRLDSIDRAMRQIDSGSTHYPVDDSLQLQLQELRTQVVRAARELHISQQQVQELAGNLADARQRTKSLTRELSHSQQLLSEARSLPGASPAEIARMDLLASAFHNATEGAAVLTADGTIVEANPRFIEMFDSGPTNSPGLTNILAAFGATFSARLQQVSGGKTWSGKIPTHQVGLGQRWYWVSLGPNRCEGTKEPHIIALFSDVTQLEDSQQILKQQALHDNLTGLPNRRYFRNYVDELVCNQSNAENSFTVCFLDLDDFKGVNDSLGHGTGDELLVEVARRLSTAIGHNAFIARFGGDEFAAVFPKRRDRDLNIDDSIQSLFAAFMDPILLGANEVAVGLSLGIATYPQDGLDADSLMSCADIAMYSAKAAGKNQVCSFDSKMQQQVDHRHFMRSELRTVLDGGGISLAFQPKVCAHTGAMRGCEALARWQRPDGSMVSPAEFIPIAEQSGTILALGELVISQALETCAAWTEQQRDLFPVAINISPQQLRSVHFVDRLMALLAEFGGSPHWIELEFTENAIVENIKHAIETIDQLRALGFKIAIDDFGTGYSSLGYLRFFGIDTLKIDKSFVSEVATDRNCAAIANSIISLGKGLDLTIVAEGVETAQQQQYLAQAGCDLVQGYLVGRPMAKVDIEQWLERRLLSSDS